In the genome of Ptychodera flava strain L36383 chromosome 13, AS_Pfla_20210202, whole genome shotgun sequence, one region contains:
- the LOC139147529 gene encoding alpha-2,8-sialyltransferase 8E-like isoform X1 has product MAKFRFTGHLACCNVLNRSTNVLKLFLLGMVFLNLTFWTLFLISSHTRLLVHIKRDACTKKPSFVSNAQAAVPDEESETDETFDISTIYQSINPIWEFNATAADELRTLLDKECNTEGTFITTKESAKIDDSFLYHGHQKLKIKITPEIYRRFPKKLNYKKKQYKTCSIVGNSGILLGSRCGKQIDSADFVARFNNARIRRYALDTGVKTDFITCNPSILTLNYYGLADNSTARFQRDMLNEYGNATVFFPAFACRLCTPLAFKAQDVLESTDMETVFGHPHHAASARAFWEKRGVNVVSLSSGKYASLGLLLFTGLFHFCEEVHLYGYWPFPEDPYGKSLHFHYYDRKMTMRTDKKHGIDVHNMPSEFKWLVEFHNQGILRLHVGARDCFP; this is encoded by the exons ATGGCGAAG TTTCGCTTTACCGGCCATTTGGCATGTTGCAACGTCCTGAACCGGTCTACAAACGTCCTGAAACTCTTCCTGCTGGGGATGGTATTCTTAAACCTCACCTTCTGGACCCTGTTTCTCATCAGTAGCCACACACGGCTACTGGTCCACATCAAACGAGACGCGTGTACGAAAAAGCCCAGCTTCGTTTCAAACGCCCAGGCAGCCGTTCCCGACGAAGAATCGGAGACGGACGAGACTTTCGATATCAGCACAATATACCAGAGTATTAACCCAATATGGGAATTCAACGCCACAGCTGCCGACGAACTCAG AACCCTTTTAGACAAAGAGTGTAACACAGAGGGCACATTCATTACGACGAAAGAATCTGCAAAAATAGACGATAGTTTTCTTTATCATGGCCACCAGAAGcttaaaatcaaaattacacCGGAAATCTACAGGCGATTTCCAAAG AAACTCAATTACAAGAAGAAGCAGTACAAAACGTGCAGCATTGTGGGAAATAGCGGCATATTGTTAGGAAGTCGATGTGGAAAACAAATCGACTCTGCTGACTTTGTAGCCAG ATTCAACAACGCACGAATCAGAAGATATGCCTTGGACACAGGCgtaaaaacagatttcataacgTGCAATCCCAGCATACTTACTCTAAA TTATTATGGCCTGGCCGACAACTCAACAGCGCGGTTCCAAAGAGACATGTTGAACGAGTACGGCAACGCCACGGTGTTCTTCCCAGCCTTTGCGTGTCGTCTGTGCACGCCGCTGGCGTTCAAAGCACAGGACGTTCTCGAGTCGACGGACATGGAAACGGTGTTCGGCCATCCTCACCATGCGGCATCGGCCAGAGCATTCTGGGAGAAGCGAGGAGTCAACGTTGTTAGTCTGTCAAGCGGTAAATATGCTTCCCTAG GTTTACTGCTATTTACTGGTTTATTCCATTTTTGCGAGGAGGTTCATCTCTACGGATATTGGCCCTTTCCAGAAGACCCCTACGGGAAATCGCTGCACTTCCACTACTACGACAGAAAGATGACGATGCGAACCGACAAGAAACACGGGATCGACGTTCACAATATGCCGTCCGAGTTCAAGTGGCTGGTCGAATTCCACAACCAGGGAATACTTAGACTGCACGTCGGTGCAAGGGACTGCTTCCCATGA
- the LOC139147529 gene encoding alpha-2,8-sialyltransferase 8E-like isoform X2: MAKFRFTGHLACCNVLNRSTNVLKLFLLGMVFLNLTFWTLFLISSHTRLLVHIKRDACTKKPSFVSNAQAAVPDEESETDETFDISTIYQSINPIWEFNATAADELRTLLDKECNTEGTFITTKESAKIDDSFLYHGHQKLKIKITPEIYRRFPKKLNYKKKQYKTCSIVGNSGILLGSRCGKQIDSADFVARFNNARIRRYALDTGVKTDFITCNPSILTLNYYGLADNSTARFQRDMLNEYGNATVFFPAFACRLCTPLAFKAQDVLESTDMETVFGHPHHAASARAFWEKRGVNVVSLSSGLLLFTGLFHFCEEVHLYGYWPFPEDPYGKSLHFHYYDRKMTMRTDKKHGIDVHNMPSEFKWLVEFHNQGILRLHVGARDCFP, translated from the exons ATGGCGAAG TTTCGCTTTACCGGCCATTTGGCATGTTGCAACGTCCTGAACCGGTCTACAAACGTCCTGAAACTCTTCCTGCTGGGGATGGTATTCTTAAACCTCACCTTCTGGACCCTGTTTCTCATCAGTAGCCACACACGGCTACTGGTCCACATCAAACGAGACGCGTGTACGAAAAAGCCCAGCTTCGTTTCAAACGCCCAGGCAGCCGTTCCCGACGAAGAATCGGAGACGGACGAGACTTTCGATATCAGCACAATATACCAGAGTATTAACCCAATATGGGAATTCAACGCCACAGCTGCCGACGAACTCAG AACCCTTTTAGACAAAGAGTGTAACACAGAGGGCACATTCATTACGACGAAAGAATCTGCAAAAATAGACGATAGTTTTCTTTATCATGGCCACCAGAAGcttaaaatcaaaattacacCGGAAATCTACAGGCGATTTCCAAAG AAACTCAATTACAAGAAGAAGCAGTACAAAACGTGCAGCATTGTGGGAAATAGCGGCATATTGTTAGGAAGTCGATGTGGAAAACAAATCGACTCTGCTGACTTTGTAGCCAG ATTCAACAACGCACGAATCAGAAGATATGCCTTGGACACAGGCgtaaaaacagatttcataacgTGCAATCCCAGCATACTTACTCTAAA TTATTATGGCCTGGCCGACAACTCAACAGCGCGGTTCCAAAGAGACATGTTGAACGAGTACGGCAACGCCACGGTGTTCTTCCCAGCCTTTGCGTGTCGTCTGTGCACGCCGCTGGCGTTCAAAGCACAGGACGTTCTCGAGTCGACGGACATGGAAACGGTGTTCGGCCATCCTCACCATGCGGCATCGGCCAGAGCATTCTGGGAGAAGCGAGGAGTCAACGTTGTTAGTCTGTCAAGCG GTTTACTGCTATTTACTGGTTTATTCCATTTTTGCGAGGAGGTTCATCTCTACGGATATTGGCCCTTTCCAGAAGACCCCTACGGGAAATCGCTGCACTTCCACTACTACGACAGAAAGATGACGATGCGAACCGACAAGAAACACGGGATCGACGTTCACAATATGCCGTCCGAGTTCAAGTGGCTGGTCGAATTCCACAACCAGGGAATACTTAGACTGCACGTCGGTGCAAGGGACTGCTTCCCATGA